A window of Diospyros lotus cultivar Yz01 chromosome 14, ASM1463336v1, whole genome shotgun sequence contains these coding sequences:
- the LOC127790046 gene encoding very-long-chain aldehyde decarbonylase CER3-like isoform X3 has product MHVLILCALRCLVHQLWSSYNNMLFLNRNRRVSLSGVDFKQIDREWDWDNFIILQAFMASSLAYFSFPSLQNLPVWNARGIICCLFLHMGVSEPLYYWAHRFLHSQYFFSHYHWLHHSSKVAHPFTAGHATFLEHISLCLITGLPILGTTIIGFGSISMIYGYVLMFDFVRCMGHSNVEVIPHRLFEIFPPLKYVIYTPTYHSLHRIEMSTNFCLFMPIYDAVWKTMNSHSWDTHKKISSGKNGSVPDFVFLAHVVDIVSSMHVGFVFRSFSSVPFTTIPFLIPLWPIALWAILVMWAKSKTFLLSFYYLRGRLCETWVVPRFGLQYFLPFAEDGINNQIEEAILRADRLGVKVINLAALNKNESLNGGGKLFVNKHPDLRVRVVHGNTLTAAVILNEIPKDEKTVFLAGATSKLGRAIALYLARRRVRVLMLTQSTERFTSIQKEAPLDCQEFLIQVTKYRAAKNCKTWIIGKWVTPREQSWAPPGTHFHQFVVPPLLPTRRDCTYGKLAAMRLPDDVKGLGTCEYTLPRGLVHACHAGGLVHFLEGWSHHEVGAIDVDQIDVAWNAALKHGLKPV; this is encoded by the exons TATAACAACATGCTCTTTCTTAATCGAAATCGCCGTGTGTCTCTGAGTGGTGTAGATTTCAAGCAGATTGATAGAGAATGGGATTG GGACAATTTCATAATTCTTCAAGCATTTATGGCTTCTTCACTGGCCTACTTCAGCTTCCCTTCCTTGCAAAATCTTCCTGTTTGGAACGCAAGGGGAATCATCTGTTGTCTATTTCTCCACATGGGAGTCTCAGAGCCACTCTACTATTGGGCTCATAGATTTTTGCACTCACAGTATTTCTTTAGCCATTACCATTGGCTACACCATTCCTCTAAAGTGGCACATCCCTTCACTG CTGGGCATGCAACATTTCTGGAACATATATCACTTTGTCTAATAACAGGGCTGCCTATACTAGGGACGACCATTATAGGATTTGGATCTATAAGCATGATCTACGGCTAtgttttgatgtttgatttcGTAAGATGTATGGGGCACAGCAATGTTGAAGTCATTCCTCATCGTCTGTTCGAGATTTTCCCACCTCTAAAATACGTTATCTACACGCCCAC ATACCACAGCCTCCACCGCATAGAAATGAGCACCAATTTCTGCCTCTTTATGCCTATTTATGACGCAGTATGGAAGACCATGAACAGCCATTCTTGGGATACCCACAAAAAGATAAGTTCAG GTAAAAATGGAAGTGTACCTGATTTCGTGTTCCTTGCACATGTCGTGGACATTGTGTCATCGATGCACGTTGGTTTTGTTTTTCGATCATTTAGTTCGGTACCTTTCACCACAATACCATTCCTGATTCCACTCTGGCCAATTGCTTTATGGGCGATACTTGTCATGTGGGCTAAGTCGAAGACCTTCTTGCTCAGTTTTTACTACCTCAGAGGAAGGCTATGCGAGACATGGGTTGTTCCCAGGTTTGGTCTGCAG TACTTCCTTCCATTTGCTGAGGATGGcattaataatcaaattgaagAAGCCATCCTCAGGGCCGACAGACTTGGTGTCAAGGTCATTAACCTTGCTGCATTAAACAAG AACGAATCCCTGAATGGAGGTGGGAAGTTGTTTGTTAACAAGCATCCTGATCTTAGGGTTCGGGTGGTCCATGGAAACACATTAACAGCGGCAGTGATTCTCAATGAGATACCTAAAGACGAAAAAACAGTCTTCTTGGCAGGGGCAACTTCTAAGCTTGGAAGGGCCATTGCCCTCTATCTTGCTCGTCGAAGAGTTAGGGTCCTG ATGTTAACTCAATCAACTGAGAGATTCACGAGTATTCAGAAGGAAGCCCCGTTGGATTGCCAGGAATTTCTCATTCAAGTCACAAAGTATCGGGCTGCAAAAAACTGTAAG ACGTGGATCATTGGTAAATGGGTTACACCTCGAGAGCAAAGTTGGGCGCCCCCTGGGACACATTTCCATCAGTTTGTGGTTCCACCTCTGCTTCCCACAAGAAGAGACTGTACTTATGGAAAACTTGCAGCCATGAGGCTCCCTGATGATGTCAAGGGGCTAGGGACATGTGAG TATACACTGCCAAGAGGGTTAGTCCATGCCTGCCATGCAGGTGGGCTCGTTCACTTCCTTGAAGGTTGGAGTCACCATGAAGTTGGAGCTATTGATGTCGATCAGATTGATGTTGCTTGGAATGCAGCCTTAAAGCACGGCCTGAAACCTGTTTAG
- the LOC127790047 gene encoding fasciclin-like arabinogalactan protein 14: MAFYNSFLVAFSGFLFFCSANAFNITKLLDKYPDFSTFNSYLTQTKLAGEINSRQTITILVVDNGAISSLSDKPEDVLRNILSLHVVLDYYDVQKLQKLPKKTAILTTLFQASGLASGQQGFLNATDVSPGSVAFGSAVNGSQLDVNLVKSVASHPYDISVLQVSGAIVPTGIEKTKNNNSSGHSTPPPKRSPSPAATPAPAPSKAAPAPKAPKMPASPPRPADAPAPSWSSADSKPVKSDSADRALRQLSVLKLIVLLTLSLVSII, encoded by the coding sequence ATGGCCTTCTACAACTCTTTCTTGGTTGCTTTCTCTGGCTTCCTGTTCTTCTGCAGCGCCAATGCCTTCAACATCACGAAGCTTCTTGACAAGTACCCGGATTTCAGCACCTTCAACTCGTATCTGACCCAAACCAAACTTGCAGGCGAGATTAACAGTCGCCAAACCATCACCATTCTTGTGGTGGACAATGGTGCTATCTCCTCCCTATCAGATAAACCGGAAGATGTCTTGAGGAATATCTTAAGCCTGCATGTAGTGCTTGATTACTATGATGTCCAAAAGCTccaaaaacttcccaaaaagACTGCCATCTTGACCACGCTTTTCCAGGCTAGCGGTTTGGCCTCCGGGCAACAAGGCTTCCTGAATGCAACTGATGTGAGCCCTGGATCAGTTGCGTTCGGATCAGCTGTTAACGGTTCACAACTTGATGTCAATCTGGTCAAGTCAGTTGCTTCTCATCCATATGACATTTCAGTTTTGCAGGTCAGCGGTGCCATTGTTCCTACAGGCATTGAGAAAACCAAAAACAACAATTCCAGTGGCCATTCAACTCCTCCACCAAAACGTTCACCTTCCCCTGCAGCCACCCCGGCTCCTGCACCATCTAAAGCAGCCCCAGCGCCCAAGGCACCCAAAATGCCCGCCTCCCCTCCTCGCCCTGCTGATGCACCGGCCCCAAGCTGGTCCTCAGCAGACTCGAAACCAGTAAAGTCTGACAGCGCAGACAGAGCTCTCCGGCAACTTAGCGTTCTTAAGTTGATAGTGCTATTGACCCTGTCGCTGGTATCCATCATTTGA
- the LOC127790048 gene encoding ABC transporter I family member 17, protein MATFQGTDGELLLAVEEDMNGGEGPKILIRELVRESEMGEAILKKVNLEVSRGIVMGIIGPSGSGKSTLLRALNRLWEPPEASVFLDGKDICHLDVLSLRRKVGMLFQLPALFQGTVADNVRYGPQLRGKKLSDNEVHKLLSLADLEASFFNKPSSELSVGQAQRVALARTLANEPEVLLLDEPTSALDPISTQNIEDVLVKLKKRGMTVVMVSHSIKQIQRVADVVALLVSGEIVEILKPDRLSEAKHPMAQRFLQLSS, encoded by the exons ATGGCGACCTTCCAAGGCACCG ATGGCGAGCTCCTGCTGGCGGTGGAGGAAGACATGAACGGCGGCGAGGGGCCGAAGATTCTGATCAGGGAACTAGTGCGGGAATCGGAGATGGGAGAGGCGATACTGAAGAAGGTGAATCTGGAGGTCTCCAGAGGGATAGTAATGGGGATCATAGGTCCGAGCGGCAGCGGCAAGTCGACCTTGCTGAGGGCCTTGAACCGCCTCTGGGAGCCGCCGGAGGCATCGGTGTTCTTGGACGGCAAAGATATCTGCCACCTCGACGTCTTGTCCCTCCGCCGCAAGGTTGGGATGCTCTTCCAGCTTCCGGCTCTATTCCAAG GCACGGTTGCAGACAACGTTAGGTATGGGCCACAGTTGAGGGGGAAGAAGCTTAGTGACAATGAGGTTCATAAGTTGCTGAGCCTTGCAGATCTGGAGGCCTCCTTTTTCAACAAGCCCAGTTCAGAGTTATCGGTCGGCCAGGCTCAAAGGGTTGCTCTGGCCAGGACCCTTGCCAATGAACCAGAG GTGTTGCTGTTGGATGAGCCAACAAGTGCCCTAGATCCGATCTCGACACAGAACATTGAGGATGTTCTTGTGAAGCTGAAGAAAAGAGGAATGACAGTAGTCATGGTTTCTCACAGCATCAAGCAAATCCAGAGGGTTGCTGATGTTGTGGCCCTTCTTGTGAGCGGAGAGATTGTTGAGATCTTGAAGCCCGATCGGCTCTCTGAAGCCAAACATCCCATGGCACAAAGGTTTCTTCAGCTCAGCTCTTaa